Proteins encoded together in one Dasypus novemcinctus isolate mDasNov1 chromosome 9, mDasNov1.1.hap2, whole genome shotgun sequence window:
- the TAS1R3 gene encoding taste receptor type 1 member 3, producing MPACQAVLGLAAVLGLGTGAPLCLSRQLSSRGDYILGGLFPMGSAEDVDLNNQTQPSGPMCSRFSSLGLLWALAVKMAVEEINGQRSLLPGLRLGYDLLDTCSEPVMAVKPSLAFLAQAGSRSVAAYCSYTRYQPRALAVIGPHSSELALVTGKFFSFFLMPQVSYGASTDRLSSREAFPSFFRTVPSDRVQLTATVELLVAFGWNWVAAVGSDNEYGRQGLSIFSSLAAGQGICIALEGLVPLPRTAGPPPSKVEAKVEAVLRQLLQSEAQVVLLFASARAARTLFSSSIRAGLPPKVWVASEAWLASDLVTALPGMAGVGTVLGFQLRGAPLPDFPGYVQSRLALAGDPAFCAALDAESPGLEEDVLGPRCPQCDSISLANVSAGLRHHQAFAAYAAVYGVAQALHRALRCTARGCPAGPAVRPWELLDHMYNLSFRARGLALAFDAHGNVDMGYDLKLWVWAAGALELRTVGAFHGRLRLDRSHMLWHTENNREPASQCSRQCEEGQVRRVKGFHSCCYDCTDCKAGTYQRSPEDFLCTRCDLDQWSPDRSTRCFPRSPRFLAWGEPAVLGLLLLLALALALALAALGLFVRHRHSPLVRASGGPLACFGLACLGLACLSVPLFPGQPSPAHCLAQQLLFHLPLTGCLSTLFLQAAVLFAESELPPRWAGRLRRRLRGPWAWLLVLLAVLAEVALCAWYVAAVPPAVVTDWQALPTEALVHCRVGSWVGFGLVHVASAALALLCFLCTFLVRGRPGRYDGTRGLTFAMLAYFVTWISFVPVFTNVPLAYQPAVQGAAILFCALGILTAFYLPKCYLLLCRPELNTPEFFLGEGPQGARGGGGREEAGGVASEPLPGDPTPVSPDPVESPQPSNPSLPPGPRSSGF from the exons ATGCCCGCCTGCCAGGCTGTCCTGGGCCTCGCAGCTGTTCTGGGCCTTGGGACAGGGGCCCCCCTGTGCCTGTCACGGCAGCTCAGTTCCCGAGGGGACTACATACTGGGTGGGCTCTTCCCCATGGGCTCTGCTGAGGACGTGGACCTCAACAACCAGACGCAGCCCTCGGGCCCCATGTGCAGCAG GTTCTCGTCCCTCGGGCTGCTGTGGGCGCTGGCTGTGAAGATGGCCGTGGAGGAGATCAACGGCCAGCGGTCCCTGCTGCCCGGGCTGCGGCTGGGCTACGACCTCTTGGACACGTGCTCGGAGCCGGTGATGGCCGTGAAGCCCAGCCTGGCCTTCCTGGCCCAGGCGGGCAGCCGCAGCGTGGCCGCCTACTGCAGCTACACACGGTACCAGCCCCGCGCGCTGGCCGTCATTGGGCCGCACTCCTCCGAGCTCGCCCTGGTCACCGGCAAGTTCTTCAGCTTCTTCCTCATGCCCCAG GTCAGCTACGGAGCCAGCACAGACCGGCTCAGCTCCCGGGAGGCCTTCCCATCCTTCTTCCGCACGGTGCCCAGCGACCGCGTGCAGCTGACTGCCACCGTGGAGCTGCTGGTGGCCTTCGGCTGGAACTGGGTGGCAGCCGTGGGCAGCGACAACGAGTACGGCCGGCAGGGCCTGAGCATCTTCTCCAGCCTGGCCGCCGGCCAGGGCATCTGCATCGCGCTCGAGGGCCTGGTGCCGCTGCCGCGCACGGCAGGCCCGCCGCCCAGCAAGGTGGAGGCCAAGGTGGAGGCGGTGCTGCGCCAGCTGCTCCAGAGCGAGGCGCAGGTGGTGCTGCTGTTCGCGTCGGCGCGGGCCGCCCGCACCCTCTTCAGCAGCAGCATCCGCGCCGGGCTCCCGCCCAAGGTCTGGGTGGCCAGCGAGGCCTGGCTGGCCTCGGACCTGGTCACGGCGCTGCCCGGCATGGCCGGCGTGGGCACCGTGCTGGGCTTCCAGCTGCGCGGCGCCCCGCTGCCCGACTTCCCCGGCTACGTGCAGAGCCGCCTGGCCCTGGCCGGCGACCCCGCCTTCTGCGCCGCGCTGGACGCCGAGTCCCCCGGCCTGGAGGAGGACGTGCTGGGGCCGCGCTGTCCGCAGTGCGACAGCATCTCGCTGGCGAACGTGTCGGCCGGACTGCGGCACCACCAGGCCTTCGCCGCCTACGCGGCCGTGTACGGCGTGGCCCAGGCGCTCCACCGTGCGCTGCGCTGCACCGCCCGGGGCTGCCCCGCGGGCCCCGCCGTGCGGCCCTGGGAG CTCCTGGATCACATGTACAACCTGAGCTTCCGCGCCCGGGGCCTGGCCCTGGCCTTCGACGCCCACGGGAACGTGGACATGGGCTACGACCTGAAGCTGTGGGTGTGGGCGGCCGGCGCGCTCGAGCTCCGCACCGTGGGCGCCTTCCACGGCCGGCTGCGCCTCGACCGCTCCCACATGCTCTGGCACACGGAGAACAACAGG GAACCCGCGTCCCAGTGCTCCCGGCAGTGCGAGGAGGGCCAGGTGCGCCGCGTGAAGGGCTTCCACTCGTGCTGCTACGACTGCACCGACTGCAAGGCAGGCACCTACCAGCGCAGCCCAG aGGACTTCCTGTGCACCAGGTGCGACCTGGACCAGTGGTCCCCCGACCGCAGCACGCGCTGCTTCCCGCGCAGCCCCAGGTTCCTGGCATGGGGCGAGCCGGCCGTGCTGGGGCTGCTCCTGCTGCTGGCGCTGGCGCTGGCGCTGGCGCTGGCCGCCCTGGGGCTCTTCGTGCGGCACCGGCACAGCCCGCTGGTCCGCGCCTCGGGGGGGCCGCTGGCCTGCTTCGGCCTGGCCTGCCTGGGCCTGGCGTGCCTCAGTGTCCCCCTGTTCCCCggccagcccagccctgcccactgCCTGGCCCAGCAGCTGCTTTTCCACCTGCCGCTCACCGGCTGCCTGAGCACACTCTTCCTGCAGGCAGCCGTGCTCTTCGCGGAGTCGGAGCTGCCGCCGCGCTGGGCGGGCCGGCTGCGGCGCCGGCTGCGGGGGCCGTGGGCCTGGCTGCTGGTGCTGCTGGCCGTGCTGGCCGAGGTGGCGCTGTGCGCCTGGTACGTGGCCGCTGTGCCCCCGGCGGTGGTGACGGACTGGCAGGCGCTGCCCACGGAGGCGCTGGTGCACTGCCGCGTGGGCTCCTGGGTCGGCTTCGGCCTGGTGCACGTGGCCAGCGCCGCACTGGCCTTGCTGTGCTTCCTGTGCACATTCCTGGTGCGGGGCCGGCCCGGCCGCTACGACGGCACGCGTGGGCTCACCTTCGCCATGCTGGCCTACTTCGTCACCTGGATCTCCTTCGTGCCCGTCTTCACCAACGTGCCCCTGGCCTACCAGCCCGCCGTGCAGGGGGCCGCCATCCTCTTCTGCGCGCTGGGCATCCTGACCGCCTTCTACTTGCCCAAGTGCTACCTGCTGCTGTGCCGGCCCGAGCTCAACACCCCCGAGTTCTTCCTGGGGGAAGGGCCCCAGGGGGCCAGAGGCGGaggtggcagggaagaggctggggggGTAGCGAGTGAGCCCCTGCCTGGGGACCCCACCCCTGTGAGCCCAGACCCAGTAGAGAGCCCCCAACCCAGCAACCCCAGCCTCCCGCCGGGACCCCGCAGCTCGGGGTTCTAA
- the CPTP gene encoding ceramide-1-phosphate transfer protein yields the protein MGDLETDFNLKVVLVSFKQCLSEEEEILMDHYITSWKGLVRFLNSLGTIFSFISKDVVTKLQILERFRSSPQGEHYASLQSMVAYEVSHQLVDLERRSRHPDSGCRTVLRLHRALRWLQLFLEALRTSPEDARTAVLCTDSYNASLAAYHPWIIRRAATVAFCTLPTRKVFLEAMNVGSPEEAMAMLGESLPFIEHVYNVSQKLYAEHALLDLP from the exons ATGGGTGATCTGGAGACGGACTTTAATTTGAAAGTCGTCCTGGTCAGTTTCAAGCAGTGTCTCAGTGAGGAGGAGGAGATCCTGATGGACCACTACATCACCAGCTGGAAGGGCCTGGTCAG GTTTCTGAACAGTCTGGGCACCATCTTCTCGTTCATCTCCAAGGACGTGGTAACGAAGCTGCAGATCCTGGAGCGTTTCCGCAGCAGCCCGCAGGGAGAGCACTATGCCAGCCTGCAGTCCATGGTGGCCTATGAGGTGAGCCACCAGCTGGTGGACCTGGAGCGGCGCTCCCGCCACCCCGACTCCGGCTGCCGCACCGTGCTGCGGCTGCACCGTGCCCTGCGCTGGCTACAGCTCTTCCTCGAGGCGCTGCGCACCAGCCCTGAGGACGCCCGGACCGCTGTGCTGTGCACGGACTCCTACAATGCCTCGCTGGCCGCCTACCACCCCTGGATCATCCGCCGTGCCGCCACCGTGGCCTTCTGCACTCTGCCCACGCGCAAGGTCTTCCTGGAGGCCATGAATGTGGGCTCCCCGGAGGAGGCCATGGCGATGCTGGGCGAGTCCCTTCCCTTCATCGAGCACGTCTACAATGTCTCCCAGAAGCTCTACGCCGAGCACGCCCTGCTGGACCTCCCCTAG